In Mugil cephalus isolate CIBA_MC_2020 chromosome 20, CIBA_Mcephalus_1.1, whole genome shotgun sequence, the following are encoded in one genomic region:
- the LOC124998415 gene encoding ATP-sensitive inward rectifier potassium channel 12-like codes for MSVGRAHHHHLHQQQQQHHSFLSCEEEGLRLSTMPAVGSFGNGKIHTRRKYHSRFVGKSGQCNIHFSNMDEKSQRYISDIFTTCVDIRWRYMFLLFSLVFVVSWLMFGLAFWVIGLLHGDMDHPAGDVAFVPCVMQVNTFLAAFLFSIETQTTIGYGARYVTEECPMAVFMVVFQSIIGCIIDAFMIGAIMAKMARPKKRAETLLFSHNAVIALRDGKLCLMFRVANLRKSHIVEAHVRAQLVKPRYTEEGEYIPLDQIDMNVGYDKGTDRLFLVAPLTVIHEIDEESPLFGISKQDLEASDFEIVIILEGLVEATAMTTQARSSYLPSEILWGHRFEPVIFEEKSQYRIDYAYFHKTFEVPSTPRCSAKDMEERKFPTSGANSFCYENELAFISRDEEDEGDVEKEQDRKCLSESPNAGHNEASSRRESEM; via the coding sequence ATGAGCGTAGGCAgagcccaccaccaccacctccaccagcagcagcagcagcaccacagcTTCTTGTCCTGTGAAGAGGAAGGCCTGAGACTGAGTACCATGCCTGCTGTGGGCAGCTTTGGCAATGGCAAGATCCACACGAGACGCAAATACCACAGCCGGTTCGTCGGCAAGAGCGGCCAGTGCAACATCCACTTCTCCAACATGGACGAGAAGTCGCAGCGGTACATATCGGACATTTTCACCACCTGCGTGGACATCCGCTGGCGATACATGTTCCTGCTCTTCAGCCTGGTGTTCGTGGTGTCCTGGCTGATGTTCGGCTTGGCGTTCTGGGTCATCGGCCTCCTACACGGTGACATGGACCATCCGGCAGGGGACGTCGCTTTTGTGCCGTGCGTCatgcaggtcaacacctttctgGCGGCGTTCCTGTTCTCCATCGAGACCCAGACGACCATTGGTTACGGGGCTCGCTACGTGACGGAGGAATGCCCCATGGCCGTGTTCATGGTGGTGTTTCAGTCGATCATCGGCTGCATCATCGACGCCTTCATGATCGGCGCCATCATGGCCAAGATGGCGAGGCCCAAGAAGCGGGCGGAGACGCTGCTGTTCAGCCACAACGCGGTGATCGCCCTGCGCGACGGGAAGCTGTGCCTCATGTTCAGAGTCGCCAACCTGAGGAAGAGCCACATCGTGGAGGCTCACGTGCGAGCCCAGCTGGTGAAGCCCCGCTACACGGAGGAAGGCGAGTACATCCCCCTGGATCAGATCGACATGAACGTGGGATACGACAAAGGCACGGACCGCCTGTTCCTGGTCGCGCCGCTCACCGTCATACACGAGATCGACGAGGAGAGCCCGCTGTTCGGCATCAGCAAGCAAGATCTGGAGGCGTCGGACTTCGAGATAGTGATCATCCTGGAGGGCCTGGTGGAGGCCACGGCCATGACGACTCAGGCGAGGAGCTCGTACCTGCCCTCCGAGATCCTGTGGGGTCACCGCTTCGAGCCGGTCATCTTCGAGGAGAAGAGCCAGTACAGGATAGACTACGCCTACTTCCACAAAACCTTCGAAGTGCCGTCCACCCCGAGATGCAGCGCCAAGGACATGGAGGAGAGGAAATTTCCGACATCCGGCGCCAACTCCTTCTGCTACGAGAACGAGCTGGCCTTCATCAGCAGggatgaggaggacgagggagaCGTGGAGAAGGAGCAAGACAGGAAGTGTCTATCGGAGTCGCCGAATGCCGGACACAATGAAGCATCATCCCGCCGGGAGTCAGAGATGTAA
- the tufm gene encoding elongation factor Tu, mitochondrial encodes MAALVGLRACFSALQLSSPGLLHSSYKLCAVPLSRRTFAAEAKKTYSREKPHVNIGTIGHVDHGKTTLTAAITKVLADAGGANYKKYEDIDNAPEEKARGITINASHVEYTTANRHYSHTDCPGHADYVKNMITGTSQLDGCILVVAATDGQMPQTREHLLLARQIGVEHVVVFVNKADAVDDKEMLELVEIEIRELLTEFGYDGENTPVVIGSALCALENKQPDLGANAVLKLLEIVDSYVPLPKRELDKPFLLPVEGVYSIPGRGTVVTGTMERGVIKKGDECEFVGHNRNFKSVVTGIEMFHKSLDRAEAGDNLGALVRGLKREDVKRGMVMCKPGAIQPHQKVKAQVYILSKEEGGRHKPFVSNFMPVMFSFTWDMACSVTLPEEKEMVMPGEDTSLVLTLRQPMVLEKGQRFTLRDGNRTIGTGLVTDILPTTDEDLAKFT; translated from the exons atggcggcgcttGTCGGGCTGCGTGCATGTTTCTCCG CCCTTCAGCTTTCCTCGCCAGGCCTCCTGCACAGCTCCTACAAGCTG tgtgcagtGCCCTTGAGTCGGCGAACCTTTGCTGCAGAGGCCAAGAAGACATACAGCAGAGAAAAGCCTCATGTAAACATTGGGACGATCGGCCATGTCGATCATGGCAAAACCACGCTGACTGCAGCCATCACAAAAG TGCTTGCTGATGCCGGTGGCGCCAACTACAAAAAGTATGAAGACATCGATAACGCCCCGGAGGAGAAGGCCAGAGGGATCACCATCAACGCCTCCCACGTCGAGTACACCACAGCCAACAGACATTACTCCCACACAGACTGCCCCGGCCACGCCGACTACGTCAAG AACATGATCACGGGCACGTCTCAGCTGGACGGCTGCATCCTGGTAGTGGCGGCCACCGACGGCCAGATGCCTCAGACCCGCGAGCACCTCCTGCTGGCCCGGCAGATCGGCGTGGAGCACGTGGTGGTTTTCGTCAACAAGGCCGACGCCGTGGACGACAAGGAGAtgctggagctggtggagatcGAGATCCGCGAGCTGCTCACGGAGTTCGGCTACGACGGCGAGAACACGCCCGTCGTCATCGGCTCCGCTCTCTGCGCCCTCGAG aACAAGCAGCCTGACCTGGGTGCGAATGCAGTCTTGAAACTTCTGGAGATTGTGGATTCTTACGTTCCTCTTCCTAAAAGGGAGCTGGACAAACCTTTCCTCCTGCCCGTCGAAGGAGTTTATTCAATCCCAG GCAGAGGAACGGTCGTGACCGGCACTATGGAGAGGGGGGTCATCAAGAAAGGAGACGAGTGCGAGTTTGTGGGCCACAACCGCAACTTCAAGTCCGTGGTGACAG GCATCGAGATGTTCCACAAGTCTCTGGACCGAGCGGAGGCAGGAGACAACCTGGGCGCCCTGGTCCGAGGCCTGAAGAGGGAGGACGTGAAGAGAGGGATGGTGATGTGCAAACCAGGAGCCATCCAGCCCCACCAGAAAGTCAAGGCCCAG GTGTACATCCTGAgcaaggaggaggggggcagacACAAACCGTTCGTCTCCAACTTCATGCCCGTCATGTTCTCTTTCACCTGGGACATGGCCTGCAGTGTCACTCTGCCCGAGGAAAAG GAAATGGTGATGCCGGGTGAGGACACGTCGCTGGTGCTGACGCTGCGTCAGCCCATGGTCCTGGAGAAAGGCCAGAGGTTCACTCTGAGAGACGGAAACAGGACCATCGGCACCGGCCTGGTCACGGACATCCTGCCCACCACAGACGAGGACTTGGCCAAATTTACCTGA
- the hspbp1 gene encoding hsp70-binding protein 1, which translates to MSENTQGRRYPQNLQGVLQLAVEAGAASEGPAPVEPMSEERKTWLREALADVCKGQMDEVEQMKQCLAVLCKEETSETEKDGEEEREDEDEDERESAFEMLSELCENLDNARDLMTLGGLDLCVSRYLCHVQSGLRWRAAQLLASCAQNMPQVQNHLLNIEVLPKLLQLTDSDPNATVRVKALYAVSCLVREQEAGLQAFLSHDGFSVLMRGMQSDNEKLRTKSAFLLLNLLTSHPEQKDTVVSMGMIQQLVSVLRTPHSTFHEHVLGALCCLVEDCPQGLKDCRNPALGLEELLKQRTKELQGKEESQEELDFCERLRLLCFHGQQSDDNGMDR; encoded by the exons atgtcagaaaacacacagggtCGAAGGTATCCTCAGAACCTGCAGGGGGTTCTGCAGCTGGCAGTGGAGGCTGGAGCCGCCTCAGAGGGTCCCGCCCCGGTCGAACCCATGTCAGAGGAG AGGAAGACGTGGCTCAGAGAAGCTCTGGCCGACGTCTGTAAAGGGCAGATGGATGAGGTGGAGCAGATGAAGCAGTGCTTGGCGGTGCTGTGCAAAGAGGAAACGAGTGAAACGGAGaaggatggagaggaagagagggaagacgaggatgaggatgagCGGGAGTCGGCCTTTGAGATGTTGTCCGAGTTGTGTGAGAACCTGGACAATGCTAGAG ACCTGATGACTCTTGGTGGACTGGACTTGTGCGTCTCCCGGTATCTGTGTCACGTCCAGAGTGGGTTGCGGTGGCGGGCGGCCCAGCTACTCGCCTCATGCGCCCAGAACATGCCACAGGTGCAGAACCACTTGCTCAACATCGAGGTTCTCCcgaagctgctgcagctgacagACTCCGACCCCAACGCCACCGTCAGAGTAAAAGCCCTTTACGCCGTCTCAT GTCTGGTCCGGGAGCAGGAGGCAGGGCTCCAGGCCTTCCTGTCCCACGATGGGTTCTCGGTGCTGATGCGAGGCATGCAGTCGGACAACGAGAAGCTCAGGACCAAGTCGGCCTTCCTTCTTCTCAACCTGCTGACCTCACATCCTGAACAGAAAG ACACAGTTGTCTCTATGGGTATGATACAGCAGCTGGTATCAGTTCTCCGCACGCCACATTCAACCTTCCATGAACATGTTCTTGGTGCACTCTGCTG TCTGGTGGAAGACTGTCCACAGGGGCTCAAAGACTGCAGGAATCCTGCTCTGGGCCTGGAGGAGTTACTCAAACAGCGAACCAAAGAGCTgcaaggaaaagaggaaagcCAG GAGGAACTTGACTTCTGCGAGCGCTTGAGGCTATTGTGTTTCCACGGTCAGCAGTCAGATGACAACGGCATGGATCGCTGA